DNA sequence from the Oncorhynchus masou masou isolate Uvic2021 unplaced genomic scaffold, UVic_Omas_1.1 unplaced_scaffold_2611, whole genome shotgun sequence genome:
atcaacactttatttaaaaaatgggaaatgtcagaataatagttgagagaatgcttttatttctttcatcacattcccagagggtcagaagtttacatacattggcccattcctcctgacagagctggtgtaactgagtcaggtttgtaggcctccttgctcgcgcacgccttttcagttctgccgacaaattttcaataggatttgaggtcagggctttttgatggccactcaaataccttgactttgttgtccttaggccattttgccacaactttggaggtatgtttggggtcgttgtccatttggaagacccatttgcaactaaactttaacttcctgactaatgtcttgagatgttgcttcaatatatatatccacataattttccaacctcatgatgccatctattttgggaagtgcaccagaccctcctgcagcaaaacacccctacaacatgatgctgccaccccatgcttcacggttgggatggtgtcttcggcttgcaagcatcccctttttcctccatacataacgatggtcattatggccaaacagttctatttttgtttcatcagaccagaggacatttctccaaaaagtacgatctttgtccccatgtgtagttgcaaaccgtagtctgttttttttctgctggtttttgagcagtggcttcctccttgctgagcggcctttcaggttatgtcaatatagaacttgttttactgtggatatagatacttttgtacctgtttcctccagcatcttcacaaggccctttgctggtgttctgggattgatttacacttttcacaccaaagtacgttcatctctaagagacagaacgcgtctccttcctgagtggtatgacggatgcgtggtcccatagtgtttatacttgcatactattgtttgtacagatgaacgtggtaccttcaggcatttggaaattgctcccaaggatgaaccagacttgtggaggtctacaatgtttttttctgaggtcttggctgatttcttttgatttccacATGATGTTAagcacagaggcactgagtttgaaggtaggccttgaaatacatccacagatacacctccacctcatgacatccttttctggaattttccaagctgtttaaagacacagtgaacttaatgtatgtaatcttctgacccactggaattttgatgAAGTGAATTATCAGTGTCattattacttgtgtcatgcacaaagtagatgtcctaactgacttgccaaaactatagtttgttaacaagaaatgtgtggaatgGTTgagaaacgagttttaatgactccaaccaaagtgtatgtaaacctccgacttcagcTGGATGTACAGGTACAtgtcggttgttttgctctaTCATTTCTTGATATATGTTTTtttgatacttcaaggggtcttaaaattcaaatATCAAAATGATCCTTGTTATGACCTTAAAACatttccatatagcttagtagtactgtttgattgtagtacagttttgcctgtttgattgtagtactgtttgattgtagtactgttttgcctgtttgattgtagtattgttttgcctgtttgattgtcgtactgttttgcctgtttgattgtagtattgtttgattgtagtactgttttgcctgtttgattttagtactgttttgcctgtttgattgtcgTACTGTTTGATTGTAATACTGTTTTGCCTTTTTGATTGTAGTATTGTTTGATTGTAGTACTGTTTTGCCTGTTTCATTGTAGtactgttttgcctgtttgattgtagtattgcttgattgtagtactgttttgcctgtttgattgtagtactgttttgcctgtttgattgtagtactgttttgcctgtttgattgtagtactgtgtgattgtagtactgttttgcctgtttgattgtagtattgttttgcctgtttgattgtcatactgttttgcctgtttgattgtagtactgtttgtctgtttgattgtagtactgtttgattgtagtattgttttgcctgtttgattgtagtactgttttgtctgtttgattgtagtactgttttgcctgtttgattgtagtacttttgcctgtttgattgtagtactgttttgcctgtttgattgtagtactgtgtgattgtagtactgttttgtctgtttgattgtagtactgttttgtctgtttgattgtagtacttttgcctgtttgattgtagtactgttttgcctgtttgattgtagtaCTGTGTGATTGTAGTACTGTTTTGCATGTTTGATTGTAGTACTGTTTTGCCTATTTGATTGTAGTATTGtgttgcctgtttgattgtcgtactgttttgcctgtttgattgtagtaCGGTTTTGTCTGTTTGATTGTAGTATTGTTTGATTGTAGTATTGTTTGATTGTAGTACTGTTTGATTGTAGTACTGTTTGATTGTAGTATTGTTTGATTGTAGTACTGTTTGATCATAGTACTGTGTGATTGTAGTACTGTTTTGACTGTTTGTAGTATTGTTTGATTGTAGTACTGTTTGATTGTAGTACTGTGTGATTGTAGTACTGTTTTGCCTGTGTGATTGTAGTACTGTTTGATTGTAGTACTGTGTGATTGTAGTACTGTTTTGCCTGTTTCATTGCCTTACAGAGAACATAGCTGGACTGTTTGTACTCGTCCAtgtcccagtcaccttgccatggttaaatgcggtgttTCACGCTTTCCGTTTTGTGctaatgctgccatctatccatggtttttGGTTTTGGATAGGTTTTAATtgtcacagtgggaaccacatcccttatgcacttcctgatgaactcaaatcaaatcaaagtttatttgtcacgtgcgcgaTCATAAAAGGCCAGGAATgcaatagaccttacagtgaaatgcttacttacaggctctaaccaatagcgcACAAAAGGtgttaagtaaagaaataaaataaatataaaagtaAAAGTAGAGATGCTACatacaatagcaaggctataaaagtagcgaggctacatacagacaccggttagtcaggctgattgaggtagtatgtacatgtagatatggttaaagtgactatgcatatatgatgaacagagagtagtagtagtagtgtaaaaggggttggcgggacacaatgcagatagcccggttagccaatgtgcgggagcactggttggttggcccaattgggttagtatgtacatgaatgtatagttaaagtgactatgcatatatgataaacagagtgtagcagcagcgtaaaaagaggggttggggggtggcacacaatgcaaatagtccgggtagccatttgattacctgttcaggagtctcatggcttgggggtaaaaactgttgaggagcctttttgtcctagacttggcactccggtaccgcttgccatgcggtagtagagagaacagtctatgactggggtggctggggtctttgacaatttttagggccttcctctgacaccttccttcctctgacaccgcctggggTGGCATTAAGGAAAAATggaaacccaacacctctcatcaccccgagaacaacttatccccacagtgaagcatggtggtggcagtatcatgctgtgaggatgttttcatCGGCAGGACTGggtgggaaactggtcagaattgaaggaatgatggatggtgttaaatacagagaaattcttgagggaaacctgtttcaggtTTGAGACTGGgacccagcaggacaatgaccctaagcatactgataAAGCAACACGAGTGGtttttaaggggaaacatttaaatgtcttggaatggcctagtcaaagcccagacctcaatccaattgagaatctgtggtatgacttaaatattgctgtacaccagtggaactcatccaacttgaaggagctggagcagttttgccttgaagaatgggcaaaaatcccagtggctcgatgtgccaagcttatagagacataccccaacaGTCTTGCAGATGTAATTGCTGGATGGGTGgttgtgtggggtggggggaggtATACACTTTCGCAATCCACTGTATAAATCAAAACACTTGGGTGGAGTGTTGGGATCCTAGAAATAGAAtgatttatattaagaagaaAAGTGGAAAGCAGCATCGTTCTTGTTTGGAACAATCTGTTGACTGGATTTGACCCAACAGAACAGAATGTATAGTGAATCTAACGGCAAGGGGAGGAGCAGTGCTGCTGGTGACAAGGCTTGTTATTGTCGGAAGCAAGCGGAGAAAAAACACCTAAACTATAAGAATTAGGGCGGTGTGCAGCCTTaaaacacacccacccactcttcctcctcctcctgtgtcaAAGTAGGTTTACGTTGTTTTGTGATGATTGGGTTTACGTTGTTGCGTGGTTATTTTACGATGGTTGCGTTGTGGTTGTGTGATGATGGCTGGTTGTAGGTTGTTGTGTGATGATGGTTGGATTTCGGTTGTGTTGTGCCTGTTGTGTGATGGTTGGGCTTAGGTTGTTGTGTGGTTGTTTTCTAGACGGCTGGAGTGGAACTGGTTGTGAAGTCAGTGAACATCCCAGAGACCAGCGACAGTGTGGTGAGTACACGCTCCCTAGACTGACTCCCACACTCCCTCTATATTGGCTAGAAGCTAGGCTCTTTACAGAAGCCACCAATCTGGAGTTGTTTCATACTGAAAATAACTTTGTGATGATTGACagtatttctctgtctctttctctctccctctcaggaaCTGTACATCTTTGACTCTGCCGGGAGGGAAACCTTTGTTGAAGCATGTGAGAAGTTGGTGAGGCCCACTACTTATCTACTCTTCTAATTTACAAAGGATTCACGactttccctcttccctctcatccctctctcttcacatctctcatccctgtctcttcacatctctcttccctctctcatccctctctcttcacatctctctttcctctctcatccctgtctcttcacatctctcttccctctctcatccctctcttcacatctctcttccctctctcatccctctctcttcaaatctctcttccctctctcatacctctctattcacatctctcttccctctctcttcacatctctcttccctctctcatccctctctcttcacatctctcttccctttctcatccctctctcttcacatatctcttcctctctcatccctctctcttcacatctctctttcctctctcatccctgtctcttcacatctctcttccctctctcatacctctctcttcacatctctcttccctctctcttcacatctctcttccctctctcttcctctctcttttgctGAATGTTAAATGGATGCAATATTCAATGTTTCCACACCCGTCTTTCACCCTCCATCAccgcctctctttcactcccccttCTTTcgccctctctcaccccctctctccatccctccctctatccttctacAGTGGGGCCAGCCgtctgtgttgtgtctggtgTTTGACGTGAGCAGTGAGCTGTCATTCAGTAACTGTGGTCGCTGGCTGGAGAGGGTCAGGGCCCACTGCCAGGGTCTGCACATCCCAGGTACCACACACCTCAGCTCTGACCCCCTGTATCTGGAGGTACTTGATCTTAgtgctccgtgtgtgtgtgtgtgtgtgtgtgtctgtgtgtgtgtgtgtgtgtgtgtgtgtgtgtgtgtgtgtgtgtgtgtgtgtgtgtgtgtgtgtgtgtgtgtgtgtgtgtgtgtgtgtgtgtgtgtgtgtgtgtgtgtgtgtgttgttgtgacgtTCAGGTGTGTTGGTGGGTAACAAGTCGGACCTGTCCTCGCGGAAGGAGGTGGAGACCTCGGTGGCCCAGGAGTGGGCCCAaagccaggggctgcagtaccaCGAGACGTCCGCTGTGAG
Encoded proteins:
- the LOC135533713 gene encoding intraflagellar transport protein 27 homolog — encoded protein: TAGVELVVKSVNIPETSDSVELYIFDSAGRETFVEACEKLWGQPSVLCLVFDVSSELSFSNCGRWLERVRAHCQGLHIPGVLVGNKSDLSSRKEVETSVAQEWAQSQGLQYHETSAKEMENCEAPFLSLAQLFHALYQDRLQTIQNLA